From Rutidosis leptorrhynchoides isolate AG116_Rl617_1_P2 chromosome 3, CSIRO_AGI_Rlap_v1, whole genome shotgun sequence, a single genomic window includes:
- the LOC139900299 gene encoding uncharacterized protein has product MVNTHYNYIQDLNVKKDSWILKVKILSFWKTNWNFEMIIMDEKNDKIHATIKHEWIHSFEKKLREGFVVIISKFMVTDNKVKFPATTHKYKITLLRGSVVNQCDNFEGSDNGFDFFSFSELMNHKNDEHLPVDIIGCVVDCGDLTNYNKDKEGKIKGVTTYQNALFGTKLWTDECLPEIKEFRSKYLTSNGGASSSNGSTILSSKVKDSTVDDFLNKDLMKTIDEIVDLTSPGYAVVLAKTSSFQEEHGWNYIGCRRDKQKVIKGSVMVTVDDFDDGENNAADGRLFKVHVRVQDLHGTTSFILFDTDIVKLLNVIAADMVEKQQRDGIDDFPSEFVQLEEKKFLFKVEVSKFNVENSYRVYTCQKLCSDPAIISEFIKEDPKCQLNEDEEFHEDPVCYTDVLSDERGGTNCGSSTRTSESVVGDSSTGFSPLKKTIKQEPGTSPTSVKSSSTKSKKSILSD; this is encoded by the exons ATGGTGAATACACATTATAATTACATTCAAGATTTGAATGTGAAAAAAGATTCATGGATACTAAAAGTTAAGATACTTAGTTTTTGGAAGACAAATTGGAACTTTGAAATGATTATCATGGATGAGAAG AATGACAAGATTCATGCTACTATCAAGCATGAGTGGATCCACTCATTCGAGAAAAAACTACGGGAAGGATTTGTTGTAATCATAAGCAAattcatggtaacagacaacaaagTTAAGTTTCCCGCTACCACGCATAAATACAAGATTACTCTGCTTCGTGGTTCAGTTGTCAATCAATGTGACAATTTTGAAGGTTCCGATAACGGATTCGATTTTTTTTCGTTCTCTGAATTAATGAACCATAAAAACGATGAACATCTTCCAGTTG ATATCATTGGATGTGTTGTCGATTGTGGTGATCTTACTAACTACAACAAAGACAAGGAAGGGAAAATTAAGG GGGTTACCACTTACCAAAATGCATTATTTGGAACTAAGTTGTGGACCGATGAGTGTCTTCCGGAAATAAAAGAATTTCGATCCAAGTATTTGACAAGCAATGGAGGTGCCTCTTCTAGCAATGGTAGTACAATACTGTCTAGCAAGGTGAAAGATTCAACTGTTGATGATTTCCTGAACAAGGATTTAATGAAGACTATTGATGAAATCGTTGATTTAACCTCA CCAGGATATGCTGTTGTGTTAGCAAAAACCAGCTCCTTCCAAGAAGAGCATGGATGGAACTATATTGGTTGTAGAAGAGACAAACAGAAGGTTATCAAGGGGTCTGTCATGGTTACTGTTGACGACTTTGATGATGGGGAGAATAATGCTGCTGATGGAAGATT GTTTAAGGTTCATGTGAGAGTTCAAGATTTGCATGGTACTACATCCTTTATATTGTTTGACACTGATATTGTGAAGTTGCTAAATGTTATTGCAGCTGACATGGTTGAAAAGCAACAAAGG GATGGCATTGATGACTTTCCTTCGGAATTTGTACAATTGGAGGAGAAGAAGTTTTTGTTCAAGGTTGAGGTGTCGAAATTTAATGTTGAAAATAGTTATCGAGTTTATACATGTCAGAAACTATGTTCGGATCCAGCTATAATTTCTGAATTTATTAAAGAAGATCCCAAATGCCAG CTTAATGAAGATGAAGAGTTTCATGAAGATCCTGTTTGTTATACCGATGTGCTAAGTGATGAGAGAGGTGGAACAAAT TGTGGTTCTTCAACTAGGACTTCTGAAAGTGTAGTAGGAGATAGTTCAACCGGTTTTAGCCCTTTAAAGAAAACAATCAAACAGGAGCCCGGGACTTCACCGACGTCGGTCAAGTCTTCTTCAACTAAGTCAAAGAAGTCAATCTTATCTGATTGA